The Cryomorphaceae bacterium DNA segment CTTTGCTAACGTTGCTGCATATTCTCTTCCTGACAGCGCCCTTGCCGGAGGAAGTACCTCAGGGCTTGACGGCGCTTTTCACATTCCCCTTTCTGCCGGGCAGTATTTTTTGCGCGTTCAGTTTGTCTCTTTTAACCCTTGGACTTCAGAAAACTTCTCATTGACCGAGAGCAAGCGAAATCACTATTTTGAGAAAATCAATCTCAATCCGGCCTCCATATCCCTCGATGAGTTTGTAATAACCGAAGAAATAGATCAGGTGGAAATCTCAGCCGATAAGCGGGTGTTCAACGTGGGTAAAGACGCCACGGTTACAGGAGGTACAGCCACCGATGTCCTGCAAAACCTCCCCTCGGTAGTGGTTGATAATGAGGGAAATATTTCACTTCGTGGAAGTTCTGATGTTCGTATCTTCATCAACGGACGTGAAA contains these protein-coding regions:
- a CDS encoding TonB-dependent receptor translates to MIAGLSLTLFFFFALTNLSAQKSGVSGRVFDADKNEAVAFANVAAYSLPDSALAGGSTSGLDGAFHIPLSAGQYFLRVQFVSFNPWTSENFSLTESKRNHYFEKINLNPASISLDEFVITEEIDQVEISADKRVFNVGKDATVTGGTATDVLQNLPSVVVDNEGNISLRGSSDVRIFINGRETGMTGFAVLEQLPADAIEKVELITNPSARYDAEGSAGIIN